GTTTTTTAATAGGTGTTTCAAAAACAGGCATCCCTGGACTTGGACTGCTTGCTATCTCTCTATCCACCATTGTACTACCTGCAAAAGCAGCCACAGGGATTATCCTGATAGTACTTATATGTGGAGATATATTTGCTGTCATATACTATAAAAGAAATGCTGTCTGGAAACACCTGCTACGTCTTTTTCCTTTTGCTTTTACAGGAATATTTATTGGCTTTCTCATTATGAAAAAAATAAATGATGAACAATTAAGACCTGTTATAGGAATTATAATCCTGGTTATGCTGGGGCTTAACTATCTCTGGAAGAAAAATAATCCTGATATTCCTCAGAGGTGGTATTTTGCTGCTGTACTGGGCCTTATTGCAGGTATTACAACAATGATGGCAAATGCTGCAGGTCCCATAATGGTCATTTACCTTCTGGCTATGAATTTAGATAAAAAGGAGTTTGTGGGAACATCAGCATGGTATTTCTTCATCGGTAATCTTTTTAAAGTCCCATTCAGTGCAAAATTAGGACTTATCAACACTCACTCTTTACAACTCAATCTGTTCATTCTACCAGGTGTAATTTTAGGAGCAATAACAGGGATATTTATACTTAAAAAACTTTCCACAAAAATGTTTAATACTATCGTAGAGATACTTACCATAATAGCGGCAATAAAACTTATAATTTAATGAGAATGTGTAGATATAGAATGGATAATCTCCTTAAACATTGCCCTGTCCAGAGGATAAGAGAGAGCACCCATAAAATTTCCATCTGCATCAAAAGTAATAATAAGTGGTGGATTTCCTTCATTTTTAAGAAATTCAGGACCTGCAATAACAATCCCGCCTTTCCCTTTCATTTCACGTCTCGCCTCT
The nucleotide sequence above comes from bacterium. Encoded proteins:
- a CDS encoding sulfite exporter TauE/SafE family protein, encoding MEIYTLTLLKFLLLFLSGFLIGVSKTGIPGLGLLAISLSTIVLPAKAATGIILIVLICGDIFAVIYYKRNAVWKHLLRLFPFAFTGIFIGFLIMKKINDEQLRPVIGIIILVMLGLNYLWKKNNPDIPQRWYFAAVLGLIAGITTMMANAAGPIMVIYLLAMNLDKKEFVGTSAWYFFIGNLFKVPFSAKLGLINTHSLQLNLFILPGVILGAITGIFILKKLSTKMFNTIVEILTIIAAIKLII